The segment TCATTGCGAGCATCTCGTCGTCCGCCAGGTCGGCCAGCGCGCCCTTGTGGGCGCTCGGGACGATGAGCGCGTGGCCGTTGTTGTACGGGAACCGGTTGAGGACGGCGAACACCAGCGGCCGGCGCATGAAGACGAGTGCCTGGCGATCGTCGGCCGCGTCGCGGGCCGCGCACAGAAAACATCCGCTCTTGTGTCCGTCGTCGCTCATGCCGTCGATGTACGCCATTCGCCAGGGGGACCAGAGCCGGTCCATGGGTCCTCCCGTCCTAGCCGCCGCACGTGGCGCATGACGGCGCTCTACACGTGCCGCATCCGCCGCCCGATCCGCCGTGGCCTTTCGAGCGGTCGCCGCCCGCTGCCGCGCAGGCCGTAAGTTTCTTGTGAACGTTCCGGCTGCCGCAATGGGGGCACCGCGGCCGCCGCCGCTCCGTCATCGAGCGGAACAGTTCCTCGAACGCCTTCCCGCACGCATCGCACTGAAACTCGTATAGCGGCATCCTACCACCCGCTCCTCCGGCCCAGCATCCTTACTTTAAGGGTATTGTACCGGTTGAGGGCTTGGGACTCAACCCTAAGCGCGCCGTTTGCCGTTCATTTCGCCGTTCGATCCCGGCGCGCCGGGACTCACGGCCCTGAG is part of the Planctomycetota bacterium genome and harbors:
- a CDS encoding zinc ribbon domain-containing protein — protein: MPLYEFQCDACGKAFEELFRSMTERRRPRCPHCGSRNVHKKLTACAAAGGDRSKGHGGSGGGCGTCRAPSCATCGG